Proteins co-encoded in one Gossypium arboreum isolate Shixiya-1 chromosome 11, ASM2569848v2, whole genome shotgun sequence genomic window:
- the LOC108461883 gene encoding E3 ubiquitin-protein ligase ATL6-like — MKHRRNQLHIWNWTHPFFFFFFLSFKTPLPCFSLALSSLSNAPFLTMSYTTHHGVFSLFFLLFLLLSPPPSFAQNFNQDEENYARFSPSMAVIIVVLIAALFFVGLFAIYIRNCSDVYTNRQSIRPVAGRSLRGTRGLDSSVIETFPIMVYSEVKGHKIGKGALECAVCLNEFEDDETLRLIPKCDHVFHPECIDAWLASHTTCPVCRANLVPQPGDPVSQLTALNNTAVELDLEAQNNGSNSEPEEERSINNNAVNCQVEAQVASEVEVNNLNVTLNRNRTRGSRSGRPRKLSFLRSHSTGHSLVQPGENTDRFTLRLPVDVRKQLMNRKLNRATSLVLPRERSSRRGYRASEDGGSNRGKLDRGAKSDRWVFSMTPPFFNRASSVKSLKVAAHDGEGTSSNLPVGAMANSSRPPV, encoded by the coding sequence ATGAAACACCGTAGAAATCAACTCCATATTTGGAATTGGACCCAcccctttttcttcttcttcttcctctcatTTAAAACCCCACTGCCTTGTTTTTCTCTCGCTCTCTCATCCCTCTCCAATGCTCCTTTCCTCACCATGTCGTACACCACCCACCATGGAGTCTTCTCGCTTTTCTTCTTGCTCTTCCTGCTCCTCTCCCCGCCGCCTTCCTTCGCACAGAACTTCAACCAAGACGAAGAAAATTACGCTCGTTTCAGCCCTTCCATGGCCGTAATCATCGTCGTTTTGATCGCCGCTTTGTTCTTCGTGGGTCTTTTCGCCATTTATATTCGGAATTGTTCCGACGTGTACACCAACAGACAGAGCATCCGCCCCGTCGCCGGGCGTTCATTGCGCGGCACGCGTGGGCTGGACTCGTCGGTGATCGAAACTTTCCCTATCATGGTTTACTCCGAAGTTAAGGGTCATAAGATCGGCAAGGGAGCTTTGGAGTGCGCGGTTTGCTTGAACGAATTCGAAGACGACGAAACGCTGCGTTTGATACCCAAATGCGACCATGTTTTCCACCCTGAATGTATCGACGCTTGGTTAGCTTCTCATACCACTTGCCCCGTTTGTAGAGCCAATCTCGTTCCTCAACCAGGTGACCCCGTGAGTCAACTCACTGCATTAAATAACACTGCCGTCGAGTTAGACCTTGAGGCTCAGAACAATGGCAGTAACTCAGAACCGGAAGAAGAAAGGAGCATAAATAACAACGCTGTTAATTGTCAGGTAGAGGCTCAAGTGGCTTCGGAGGTTGAAGTGAATAATTTGAATGTAACTTTAAATAGGAACCGTACACGTGGATCAAGATCTGGCCGTCCACGTAAACTTTCTTTCTTGCGATCTCACTCGACCGGACATTCTTTGGTCCAACCGGGGGAGAATACAGATCGATTCACTTTACGATTACCAGTTGATGTTCGGAAACAATTAATGAACCGAAAGTTGAATCGGGCGACAAGCTTAGTGTTGCCCAGGGAAAGGAGTTCACGCCGAGGGTACCGAGCATCAGAAGATGGAGGGAGTAATAGAGGGAAACTGGACCGTGGTGCCAAATCGGACAGGTGGGTTTTTAGTATGACGCCACCGTTTTTTAATAGAGCATCTTCCGTGAAATCACTAAAAGTCGCTGCGCATGATGGTGAAGGGACCTCAAGTAATTTGCCGGTTGGAGCAATGGCTAACTCAAGCCGTCCTCCGGTTTAA